In the genome of uncultured Pseudomonas sp., the window ACTGGATGAAGAGCCGCTCAAGCTGTTTTGAATCGCGCCGGCCCCGCCCGGCTGCCATGCGCGGGACGGGCTACCAAAGGCGATAGCCATCTGGGGCGGTCATGATCGCTATCGCTGCGCTCTGCCCATCCTACAGCTCTGACTCAGCGACAGCCGGTGCTGCGCCATAACAGTTGCCGTCGCCCCGTAAAGCCAGATTTACAGTAATTACCTGCAGAGCACTGGCCACGAAGCTGAACAACCAGACAAGTCACCGCGTGGCGACTAGAATCCTGACTCTTTAGTTAGCAACCTAAGCAAGGACCCTGCATGGCCACCGCCAACCTGCGTCGCGGGTACATTCTCGGCCTGACCGCCTACATCATCTGGGGCCTGTTCCCGCTCTATTTCAAAGCCATACAAAGCGTCCCAGCACTGGAAATCATCGTGCACCGGGCGCTCTGGTCCGCGGTGTTCGGCGCCTTACTGCTGCTGGTGTGGAAACATCCTGGCTGGCTGCGCGAACTGCTCAACAATCCCAAACGCTTCGCTGTGCTGACCTTGAGCGGCCTGCTGATCGCCACCAACTGGCTGGTGTATGTGTGGGCGGTGAATGACGGGCGCATGCTCGAGGCCAGCCTGGGCTACTACATCAACCCGCTGGTCAACGTGCTACTGGGCATGTTGATTCTCGGCGAGCGTCTGCGGCGCCTGCAGTGGCTGGCCGTGGCTCTGGCGACGCTGGGTGTGCTGCAGCAACTGTGGCAGGTTGGTAGCATTCCCTGGGTATCGCTGGTGTTGGCACTGTCTTTCAGTTTCTACGGGCTGATTCGCAAACAGGCACCCGTGGCCGCCCTTCCCGGGCTGGTGGTGGAAACCTGGCTACTGATACCTCTGGCCGTCGGTTGGCTGCTGCTCAACCCAGTGGCCATGAGTACTCAAGCCGACTTTTGGAGCACCCCGGAAGCGCTCTGGCTAATCGTCGCCGGCCCAATCACCTTGGTGCCTCTGGTCTGTTTTAACGCTGCGGCCCGACACCTGCCCTACACCACCCTTGGTTTTCTGCAGTACCTGGCTCCGACCTTGGTGATGTTGCAGGCGATCTTCCTGTTTGGTGAGCATTTCGACCCGAGCAAACTGCTGGCCTTTATCTGCATCTGGGCGGGCCTGGCCATTTACAGCCTCGACGCCTGGCTAACCCTGCGCAAACGTCGGCCTGTTCAATAAACAACCAGCACACTGCAGCACAGACGGCTCATGGGCTGCAGCCAGTTGCCCCCGGCTTATCCACAGAGCATCCCCGACCTTTGTGCACAACCCACAAAGTAAGTGCTTATTTTTTATGGCCTGTCATCCATGACAGCCACCCTTGGCAGGGCCGTCGCTACGCGACGTTAAAAATGCTTCCTGAGCATTTTTTAAGCACTTACTAAAAAGCCCCGGAGCACTAAGCGCTGCTCCGGGGCTCCTCATGCTACCCACAGAGTTATCCACACGGGCCGTGGATAACCCTCCTGCTTACTCCTCAGCCTGCAGCTTCAACTCCACCATCAGGTCATCGGCGAGGGTTTCTAGGCGCTCCTGCAACTGCTCCAGGCTCAGGCTCTGCGGCACGCCCAGCAAGGCCTGGGCTTGAAACAGCAACTCGCCACTCATCGGCGCCGGTAGCACTTCGGTGCTCAGGCTCTCCAGGTTGACGCCCTGGCTACTAAGCAAACGAGTGATATCGCGCACGATACCCGGCCGGTCATTGCCCACCAACTCCAGGCGAATTGCCCGCCAGACAGTCACTGGCACGTCGCCACCGGCGGCGACCTGTACACGTATGCCCTGTGTCTGCAGCGCTTCCAGAGCCGCGACCAACCCAGCGTGGCCCGCCAACGGCACATCGACCCGGAGTATTCCGGCGAACTGCCCGGCCATGCGTGACATACGGCTTTCCAGCCAGTTTCCGCCATGCTCGCTGATGCACTGAGCGACGCGTTCAACCAAGCCCGGCTGATCCGGGGCAATAACCGTAAGTACCAGATGATCCATGCTTTGCTCCTTGTTCAACAGCGGCTCAATGCAACTCTAGCCAATAGGTATAAAACACCTCATCACGCACATAACCCAGGCGCTCGTAGAGGGCTTGTCCTGGCAGATTGCGCTTTGCCGTCTCCAACTGCAAACCGCAAGCGCCTGAGGCTTCGGCATGGGCGCGGGCGGCATTCATCAACGCCTCGCCCACACCTTGGCGACGGGCCTGCTGACTGACATAGAGATCACTAAGCAACCAGGCGGACTGCAGCGCTAACGAAGCAAAGAAGGCATACAGCTGAACAAAGCCCAGCGCCCGCCGCTGATCATCGCGGGCCAACAGAATCGTCGAGTCGGCGTTGCTCAGCCGAGCGGCAAGAAAATCGCGCACCTGCGCCTGAGGCTTGCTCACTTCATAAAAGCCAAGGTAAGCGCCAAATAACTCGGCCAATTCATCCAAGTCAGCGGCTGTGGCGGCCTTTATCTGCATAGGGGTCACATTCCGTAAGAGGTGCTATGCAGTATAGGCAAGCTGCCCACGGGCCGACCAAGAGCGGCACGCACAATTAACTGTGTACTGTTTTTTGATTTATATGAAACAATATTGCGAGATTAAATATACAAAAGATCACGCAGAGTGACTGCAACATCCCTCTTAGTCGCAGAGCGACGCGCGTCGACTGATTTTCCCCGGATCTTGATGTAGTATGCCGCGCCTCGGACTACATGACTTTTTACCCATGTCCGACGCGGCTATTAAGTAGAGCTGAGCAGAGTGAGGCAAGTGATGACTGAACGCGTTCAAGTAGGCAGCCTGCAGGTTGCCAAAGTGCTGTTCGACTTCGTGAACAACGAAGCCATCCCCGGTACCGGCATTGCTGCCGAGACGTTCTGGGCAGGTGCCGAAGCGGTCATCAATGACCTGGCACCGAAAAACCGCGCACTGCTCGCCAAGCGCGACCAGATTCAGGCGCAAATTGACGGCTGGCACCAAGCCCGCGCCGGTCAGGCCCACGACGCGGCCGCTTACAAAGCCTTCCTTCAGGAAATCGGCTACCTGCTACCAGAGCCGGCTGACTTCCAGGCCACCACTCAGAATGTGGACGAAGAAATCGCCCGCCTGGCTGGCCCGCAGCTGGTTGTGCCGGTGATGAACGCACGCTTCGCCCTCAACGCCTCCAACGCCCGCTGGGGCTCGCTGTACGATGCCCTGTACGGCACCGATGTGATCAGCGAAGAAGGCGGCGCGGAAAAAGGTCGTGGCTACAACAAGGTTCGTGGTGACAAGGTTATCGCCTTCGCCCGCGCCTTCCTCGACGATGCCGCACCGCTAGCCGCTGGCTCGCACGTCGACGCCACCGGCTACACCATTGTTGACGGCAAGCTGGTCGTCGCCCTCAAAGGCGGCAGCAACAGCGGCCTGCGTGATGACGCGCAACTGGTTGGCTTCCAGGGCGCAAGCGACGCG includes:
- the rarD gene encoding EamA family transporter RarD — translated: MATANLRRGYILGLTAYIIWGLFPLYFKAIQSVPALEIIVHRALWSAVFGALLLLVWKHPGWLRELLNNPKRFAVLTLSGLLIATNWLVYVWAVNDGRMLEASLGYYINPLVNVLLGMLILGERLRRLQWLAVALATLGVLQQLWQVGSIPWVSLVLALSFSFYGLIRKQAPVAALPGLVVETWLLIPLAVGWLLLNPVAMSTQADFWSTPEALWLIVAGPITLVPLVCFNAAARHLPYTTLGFLQYLAPTLVMLQAIFLFGEHFDPSKLLAFICIWAGLAIYSLDAWLTLRKRRPVQ
- a CDS encoding GNAT family N-acetyltransferase translates to MQIKAATAADLDELAELFGAYLGFYEVSKPQAQVRDFLAARLSNADSTILLARDDQRRALGFVQLYAFFASLALQSAWLLSDLYVSQQARRQGVGEALMNAARAHAEASGACGLQLETAKRNLPGQALYERLGYVRDEVFYTYWLELH
- a CDS encoding ACT domain-containing protein → MDHLVLTVIAPDQPGLVERVAQCISEHGGNWLESRMSRMAGQFAGILRVDVPLAGHAGLVAALEALQTQGIRVQVAAGGDVPVTVWRAIRLELVGNDRPGIVRDITRLLSSQGVNLESLSTEVLPAPMSGELLFQAQALLGVPQSLSLEQLQERLETLADDLMVELKLQAEE